A stretch of the Proteus sp. ZN5 genome encodes the following:
- the sapD gene encoding putrescine export ABC transporter ATP-binding protein SapD produces the protein MPLLDIRNLTIEFMTPDGPVKAVDRVSITLNEGEVRGLVGESGSGKSLIAKAICGVTKDNISVTADRFRFDDIDLLKLSPRARRRVIGHNISMIFQEPQSCLDPATKIEQQLIQAIPGWTFKGHWWQRFHWRKRRAIELLHRVGIKDHKDIMRSYPYELTEGECQKVMIAIAIANQPRLLIADEPTNAMEPATQTQIFRLLTRLNQNNNMTILLISHDLQWMSKLANKITVMYCGQTVETASPDELLVTPYHPYTQALIRSIPDFTNSLAHKSRLNTLPGAIPSLEHLPVGCRLGPRCPYAQRQCIEAPRLRLFKNHAVACHFPLNVEPTDVR, from the coding sequence ATGCCTTTATTAGATATACGCAATTTAACCATTGAATTTATGACTCCCGATGGCCCAGTAAAAGCGGTAGATCGTGTTTCTATTACCTTAAATGAAGGTGAAGTAAGAGGCCTTGTTGGCGAATCGGGATCAGGTAAAAGCTTAATTGCAAAAGCGATTTGTGGCGTTACGAAAGATAATATCAGTGTGACAGCCGATCGTTTCCGTTTTGATGATATCGACTTACTTAAATTATCACCAAGAGCACGACGCCGTGTTATTGGCCATAATATCTCAATGATTTTCCAAGAGCCACAATCTTGTCTTGATCCTGCCACAAAAATTGAGCAACAACTTATACAGGCAATTCCCGGCTGGACTTTTAAAGGACATTGGTGGCAACGCTTTCATTGGCGAAAACGCCGTGCAATTGAACTATTGCACCGTGTGGGTATTAAAGATCATAAAGACATTATGCGCAGTTACCCTTATGAATTAACGGAGGGCGAATGCCAAAAGGTGATGATTGCTATTGCTATTGCAAATCAACCTCGGTTACTGATTGCGGATGAGCCCACTAATGCAATGGAACCCGCAACACAAACCCAAATCTTTCGTTTACTAACCCGACTCAATCAAAATAACAATATGACTATTTTGTTGATTAGTCATGATTTGCAATGGATGAGTAAATTGGCGAATAAAATTACGGTTATGTATTGTGGGCAAACTGTCGAAACAGCATCTCCTGACGAGTTGTTAGTAACACCTTATCATCCTTATACTCAAGCGCTGATCCGCTCTATTCCCGATTTTACTAACTCATTAGCACATAAGAGTCGTTTAAATACATTACCCGGTGCAATCCCCTCACTTGAGCATTTACCCGTGGGTTGTCGTTTAGGGCCTCGTTGCCCTTATGCACAACGACAATGTATTGAAGCACCTCGGTTACGTTTATTTAAAAACCATGCCGTGGCTTGCCATTTTCCATTAAATGTGGAGCCAACTGATGTTCGATAA
- the sapC gene encoding putrescine export ABC transporter permease SapC: MPLDSQFYKEKKTPTPAAVIWQCFSKDVISMVGFYGVLFLLALSIIGPYIAPYALDQQFFGHQLTPPSWYQNGNVSYFFGTDDLGRDVFSRILIGTSMTFGGAFIVTFAATLMGLIIGCFAGMTHGLKSAILNHILDTLLSIPSLLLAIIVVAFVGTSLGHAMIAIWLALLPRLVRMIYSAVNDELNKEYVIASRLDGASNISILWYTVLPNITPVLVSELTRAFSIAILDITALGFLNLGAQLPSPEWGAMLGDSLELIYVAPWTVLIPGATIMISVLLVNLLGDGLQRAINEGVE; the protein is encoded by the coding sequence TGCCTTTAGATAGCCAATTTTATAAAGAGAAAAAAACACCCACACCCGCAGCGGTGATTTGGCAATGTTTTTCTAAAGACGTTATCTCAATGGTAGGATTTTATGGCGTTCTTTTTCTCTTAGCGCTCAGTATTATAGGCCCTTATATTGCGCCTTATGCACTCGACCAACAGTTCTTTGGTCATCAACTAACGCCACCGTCTTGGTATCAAAACGGCAATGTCTCCTATTTCTTTGGTACAGATGATTTAGGACGCGATGTATTTAGCCGAATTTTAATTGGTACAAGCATGACCTTTGGTGGTGCATTTATTGTCACTTTTGCAGCGACACTGATGGGGTTAATAATCGGCTGTTTTGCAGGCATGACCCATGGCTTAAAATCCGCCATTCTCAATCATATTTTAGACACACTATTATCAATCCCATCCTTGCTACTTGCTATTATTGTTGTGGCTTTTGTAGGAACAAGCCTTGGTCACGCCATGATAGCAATTTGGCTGGCGTTGTTACCTCGTTTAGTCAGAATGATTTACTCTGCTGTTAATGATGAATTAAACAAAGAGTATGTGATTGCTTCTCGACTTGATGGTGCATCAAACATTTCCATTTTATGGTACACCGTACTGCCTAATATCACGCCTGTATTAGTTTCTGAATTAACACGCGCATTCTCAATTGCTATTCTTGATATTACAGCATTAGGTTTTCTCAATTTAGGCGCTCAACTTCCTTCACCCGAATGGGGAGCGATGCTAGGCGATTCCTTAGAGTTAATTTATGTTGCTCCTTGGACAGTTTTAATTCCAGGCGCCACTATTATGATAAGCGTTTTACTGGTGAACCTTTTAGGTGATGGTTTACAGCGTGCAATAAATGAGGGAGTTGAATAA